A window of Cucurbita pepo subsp. pepo cultivar mu-cu-16 chromosome LG06, ASM280686v2, whole genome shotgun sequence contains these coding sequences:
- the LOC111796441 gene encoding signal peptide peptidase-like gives MKNAERIANFALAGLSLAPLVMKVDPNVNVVLTACLTVYVGCYRSVKPTPPSETMSSEHAMRFPFVGSAMLLSLFLLFKFLSKDLVNAVLTCYFFVLGILALSATLLPAIKRYLPDHWNQDAIVWTFPYFRALEIEFTRSQVVAAIPGTFFCAWYALKKHWLANNILGLAFCIQGIEMLSLGSFKTGAILLAGLFVYDIFWVFFTPVMVSVAKSFDAPIKLLFPTADAARPFSMLGLGDIVIPGIFVALALRFDASRGKDGQYFKSAFMGYTVGLVLTIVVMNWFQAAQPALLYIVPAVIGFLAAHVIWNGEVKPLLEFDESKSGISSEDGGEDDKGSKKE, from the exons GATTGTCATTAGCTCCACTTGTTATGAAGGTTGATCCTAACGTGAATGTGGTTCTGACTGCTTGTCTAACTGTTTACGTGGGTTGCTATCGGTCTGTGAAACCCACTCCACCTTCA GAGACGATGTCAAGTGAGCACGCCATGCGTTTTCCCTTTGTTGGGAGTGCAATGcttttatctcttttcttgCTTTTCAAGTTTCTGTCGAAGGACTTGGTCAATGCAGTCTTGACGTGCTACTTTTTTGTGCTTGGGATCCTTGCTCTTTC AGCGACTCTGTTGCCTGCTATTAAGCGATATCTGCCAGACCATTGGAATCAAGATGCTATTGTATGGACTTTTCCATATTTCCGTG CTTTGGAGATCGAGTTCACCAGGTCTCAGGTCGTTGCAGCAATTCCTGGAACCTTTTTTTGTGCATGGTATGCTTTGAAGAAACACTGGCTGGCTAACAATATCTTGGGCCTTGCCTTTTGTATCCAG GGAATTGAAATGCTTTCTCTTGGTTCCTTTAAGACTGGTGCCATACTTTTG GCTGGACTGTTTGTATACGATATCTTCTGGGTTTTCTTTACTCCAGTGATGGTTAGTGTCGCGAAATCGTTTGATGCGCCTATAAAG CTTCTGTTTCCCACCGCAGATGCTGCTCGACCATTCTCCATGCTTGGACTTGGTGACATTGTCATTCCCG GGATCTTTGTTGCACTGGCTCTACGATTTGATGCATCCAGGGGAAAAGACGGTCAATATTTCAAGAGTGCTTTTATGGGATACACAGTTGGTTTGGTCCTCACAATAGTGGTCATGAATTGGTTTCAAGCTGCCCAG CCTGCTCTTCTTTACATTGTTCCTGCTGTTATTGGATTCTTGGCTGCTCATGTCATATGGAATGGCGAAGTCAAACCG CTATTAGAGTTTGATGAGTCGAAGAGTGGTATTTCATCTGAAGATGGCGGTGAAGATGACAAAGGAAGCAAGAAGGAATAA
- the LOC111796508 gene encoding sulfite exporter TauE/SafE family protein 3 isoform X1, which produces MAREFGGICAGFRSMAITMFNFAIALAMVSGERKMKLETARLDGEGGSDGLNLIRGALNFLWQSDRTGYHHVWPEMEFGWQIVLGSVIGFLGAAFGSVGGVGGGGIYVPMLSLIIGFDPKSSTAISKCMIMGASVSTVYYNLKLRHPTLDLPIIDYDLVLLIMPMLMLGISIGVVFNVIFADWMVTVLLIVLFLATSTKSFLKGVETWKKETIIKTEAARRAESNDLQANTAYAPLPSGPSHRPETDPADREVPMLKNVYWKEMGLLVLVWVAFLAIQIIKKHSPNCSWEYWLLNLLQIPITFGVSGYEAVSLYKGRRKIASLGNEKTNFQVYQLVLYCFLGIVAGVVGGLLGLGGGFIMGPLFLELGIPPQVSSASATFGMTFSSSMSVIQYYLLDRFPVPYAVYFTIVAAIAAFVGQHVIRKLINLIGRASLIIFILSFTIFVSAISLGGVGIAKTIGQIQRHEYMGFENLCKYDA; this is translated from the exons ATGGCGCGCGAATTTGGAGGAATATGCGCGGGTTTTCGGTCAATGGCGATAACGATGTTCAACTTTGCCATAGCGTTGGCTATGGTTTCCGgtgagagaaaaatgaagctCGAAACGGCGAGGTTGGACGGAGAAGGAGGTTCCGATGGTTTGAATCTGATCCGAGGAGCTTTGAATTTCTTGTGGCAATCGGACAGAACGGGGTATCATCACGTTTGGCCG GAAATGGAATTTGGGTGGCAGATTGTATTGGGTTCTGTTATTGGATTTCTGGGTGCTGCATTTGGGAGTGTAGGAGGCGTCGGTGGTGGGGGAATTTATGTTCCTATGCTTAGTCTAATCATTGGGTTCGATCCAAAGTCATCCACAGCTATATCAAAAT GTATGATTATGGGAGCATCGGTATCAACCGTCTACTATAATCTTAAGCTAAGACATCCAACACTTGATCTTCCTATCATTGACTATGATTTGGTGCTGCTTATCATGCCTATGCTCATGCTGGGCATCAGCATTGGGGTGGTTTTCAATGTCATATTTGCTGATTGGATGGTTACTGTCCTCCTCATCGTTCTCTTCTTAG CTACATCCACGAAATCGTTTCTTAAGGGAGTTGAAACTTGGAAGAAGGAAACTATAATTAAAACG gaGGCTGCTAGGCGTGCTGAATCAAATG ATCTTCAAGCCAATACAGCATATGCTCCTCTTCCTAGTGGCCCGAGCCATCGGCCCGAAACAGACCCTGCTGATCGAGAG GTTCCAATGCTGAAGAATGTGTACTGGAAAGAAATGGGACTTCTTGTATTAGTTTGGGTTGCTTTCCTTGCAATCCAAATTATCAAG AAGCATTCACCCAATTGTTCATGGGAATACTGGCTACTCAACTTACTGCAG ATACCAATTACTTTTGGTGTATCTGGCTATGAGGCAGTCAGCTTGTACAAAGGACGGAGAAAAATTGCATCTCTGGGAAATGAGAAGACTAATTTTCAAGTTTACCAGCTTGTTCTATATTGCTTCTTGGGCATAGTGGCCGGAGTTGTTGGCGGCCTTCTTGGCCTTGGTGGAGGATTTATAATGGGACCCCTGTTTTTGGAGCTCGGCATTCCCCCGCAG GTATCGAGTGCTTCAGCAACCTTTGGAATGACATTCTCCTCGTCAATGTCCGTTATACAATACTATCTATTAGACCGTTTTCCCGTTCCTTATG CTGTTTACTTCACCATTGTGGCCGCCATAGCTGCATTTGTTGGACAACACGTAATAAGAAAACTGATCAACTTGATTGGAAGAGCATCCTTAATTATCTTCATCTTGTCCTTCACAATATTCGTCAGTGCAATTTCTCTAG GTGGCGTTGGAATCGCGAAGACGATTGGACAAATTCAGCGTCACGAATACATGGGCTTCGAGAACTTGTGCAAATATGACGCATAA
- the LOC111796508 gene encoding sulfite exporter TauE/SafE family protein 3 isoform X2, with the protein MPQHCFHTNYCIGSENRSKIGQFLLFKLRKSLSLYLISICGCVSAIDLISAFTTTIGPKQNRSISSLQSMIMGASVSTVYYNLKLRHPTLDLPIIDYDLVLLIMPMLMLGISIGVVFNVIFADWMVTVLLIVLFLATSTKSFLKGVETWKKETIIKTEAARRAESNDLQANTAYAPLPSGPSHRPETDPADREVPMLKNVYWKEMGLLVLVWVAFLAIQIIKKHSPNCSWEYWLLNLLQIPITFGVSGYEAVSLYKGRRKIASLGNEKTNFQVYQLVLYCFLGIVAGVVGGLLGLGGGFIMGPLFLELGIPPQVSSASATFGMTFSSSMSVIQYYLLDRFPVPYAVYFTIVAAIAAFVGQHVIRKLINLIGRASLIIFILSFTIFVSAISLGGVGIAKTIGQIQRHEYMGFENLCKYDA; encoded by the exons ATGCCACAACACTGTTTTCATACCAATTATTGTATCGGTAGCGAAAACAGAAGCAAAATCGGtcaatttcttctcttcaaactacgtaaatctttgtctctttatttgatttctatTTGTGGGTGTGTAAGTGCGATCGATCTTATTTCCGCTTTCACTACAACAATTGGTCCGAAACAAAATCGGtcaatttcttctcttcaaa GTATGATTATGGGAGCATCGGTATCAACCGTCTACTATAATCTTAAGCTAAGACATCCAACACTTGATCTTCCTATCATTGACTATGATTTGGTGCTGCTTATCATGCCTATGCTCATGCTGGGCATCAGCATTGGGGTGGTTTTCAATGTCATATTTGCTGATTGGATGGTTACTGTCCTCCTCATCGTTCTCTTCTTAG CTACATCCACGAAATCGTTTCTTAAGGGAGTTGAAACTTGGAAGAAGGAAACTATAATTAAAACG gaGGCTGCTAGGCGTGCTGAATCAAATG ATCTTCAAGCCAATACAGCATATGCTCCTCTTCCTAGTGGCCCGAGCCATCGGCCCGAAACAGACCCTGCTGATCGAGAG GTTCCAATGCTGAAGAATGTGTACTGGAAAGAAATGGGACTTCTTGTATTAGTTTGGGTTGCTTTCCTTGCAATCCAAATTATCAAG AAGCATTCACCCAATTGTTCATGGGAATACTGGCTACTCAACTTACTGCAG ATACCAATTACTTTTGGTGTATCTGGCTATGAGGCAGTCAGCTTGTACAAAGGACGGAGAAAAATTGCATCTCTGGGAAATGAGAAGACTAATTTTCAAGTTTACCAGCTTGTTCTATATTGCTTCTTGGGCATAGTGGCCGGAGTTGTTGGCGGCCTTCTTGGCCTTGGTGGAGGATTTATAATGGGACCCCTGTTTTTGGAGCTCGGCATTCCCCCGCAG GTATCGAGTGCTTCAGCAACCTTTGGAATGACATTCTCCTCGTCAATGTCCGTTATACAATACTATCTATTAGACCGTTTTCCCGTTCCTTATG CTGTTTACTTCACCATTGTGGCCGCCATAGCTGCATTTGTTGGACAACACGTAATAAGAAAACTGATCAACTTGATTGGAAGAGCATCCTTAATTATCTTCATCTTGTCCTTCACAATATTCGTCAGTGCAATTTCTCTAG GTGGCGTTGGAATCGCGAAGACGATTGGACAAATTCAGCGTCACGAATACATGGGCTTCGAGAACTTGTGCAAATATGACGCATAA
- the LOC111797666 gene encoding coiled-coil domain-containing protein 25-like, whose protein sequence is MVFYFKARPDVGDYSIFMGLDKYENEELIKYGFPEDIWFHVDKMSSAHVYVRLQKGQTIDDISEGLLEDCAQLVKANSIQGNKVNNIDVVYTPWSNLKKTASMDVGQVGFYNPKMVRTVRVEKRINDIVNRLNRTKVERKPDLKAEREAVNAAERAERKQHLREKKRREELERLEKERQAELRSYKGLMVSEKMTSNKQIAATSKSLQELEDDFM, encoded by the exons ATGGTTTTCTATTTCAAAGCCCGGCCCGACGTCGGTGATTACTCCATTTTCATGGGGCTCGACAAGTACGAGAACGAGGAGCTTATCAAATACGGCTTTCCCGAGGATATTTG GTTCCACGTAGACAAGATGTCATCTGCTCATGTTTATGTGAGACTGCAAAAAGGGCAGACCATTGATGATATTAGTGAAGGGTTGCTGGAGGATTGTGCTCAGCTTGTCAAGGCAAATTCCATTCAAG GAAACAAGGTAAACAACATTGATGTGGTGTATACACCTTGGTCCAATTTGAAGAAAACTGCTTCCATGGATGTTGGCCAAGTTGGTTTTTATAACCCCAAGATG GTCCGAACTGTAAGAGTGGAAAAACGGATCAACGACATCGTAAATAGATTGAACAGGACTAAAGTGGAAAGGAAGCCTGATTTAAAAG CCGAACGTGAAGCAGTGAATGCAGCTGAAAGAGCGGAGAGGAAGCAACACCTGAGAGAAAAG AAACGACGTGAGGAACTGGAAAGGTTAGAAAAAGAGAGGCAAGCAGAGTTAAGGAGCTACAAGGGTTTGATGGTCTCTGAGAAAATGACATCTAACAAACAGATTGCTGCAACAAGCAAATCGCTACAAGAGCTGGAGGACGATTTTATGTGA